CTTATCATATTCGATCAGCCTTTGCCTAATCTGCTCTCTAACAGATTTATGCAATGGATGATCCTTTGGCTCCTTCCTTCCCTTTGCGTAGCCTGTTAACGCCCTTGAGATGGCAACAGCAGAAGCAAATGCCCTGCCAACAAAGCCTCCTCCCTCTACCCTTACATTTATGTCAACTTTATTTCGTGCATCGCCGGCTATCTCTACCGGTGTAAGTATGATCTCTCGCGCTATCTCAGGAGTTACCAGCTCTGCAGGTATGTTGTTTACCCTCACTCTGCCGGAGCCTTTTGTTATACTTGCAACAGCTCGTGCGGTTTTTCTCGAGGCAGGATAAAGTTCAATCTGAGTCATTACTCATTCCACCCAATAGATTTGGCAAGTTCCTTCACACTCAAGTAATATGCAGCCGGCTTTCTGATCTTGGCATCATCAAACTCCTTCATCTTACATCCCTCATAATTCCTTGGTACACCAATGTAAACTCTTAGCCGCTTCATGGCATTATCACCCTTGGGCTTATCATGTGGTACCATACCTCTGATCATCCTTGTTATTATCCTGTCAGGCCTCCTTGCATGATATGGCCCATGTTCAGGATGAACTATGCTACCTATCTCCAAATACTCATGCCATTGTCTTATTGTAGAATGCCTATCACCAGAAAACATTGCCTTCTCGGCATTGACAATTACAACGCTATCTCCTTTGAGTAACGCCTTTGCCACATAGGAACATAATCGCCCAGCTATATGATCTGTAGCATCAACAATTATCTGTTCAGACAATTATCTTCACCTTACTTCCCTGTGGGAATTTCTCGACAAATTCCTTTATGTTGATTATCTTGCATCCAGCAGCGGTCACCTTCTTAGCAGCACTTTCTGATAAAGAATATACGCATAGTGTGATTTTATGCTCCATCGTTCCTGTGCCCAGAACTTTCCCAGGTACTATCACAACATCCCCGTCATCTGTGTATTTTGAAAGTTTATTCAAGTTAACCTCAACATTAGATCCAGGGCGCTCCAAGATCTCCTGCAGTTTCAGCCATATTGGAGCCCTGCTCTTCTTATAAGCATGTCTAAGGTTCAAAATAGCTTCGTTTAGCACTGGATTACTTTGCATAGGTCTTCAGCTCCTTCATCTTTTCTCCGAACATCTTAATTTTCTCGTCAAGTATCTTTACGGACTGCTGTAATACTTCTGCTGGCGTTAACATGCCAACTGTCTCCAGCTCAAGAACAAACTCTTCCTTGGCCTCATCTATTTCCTTAAGTATGGCAGCAGAAACCGGTTGCCATTTAGCATGCATCTTACCAGTTCCCAACCTTGCATATGCTTCAACCTTCAACTTCTGTCCTGGCGCAAGCACCACTATCTGTATATCAGGGCTTACTGGTTTAACATAGTCATCATCAGAATTCAGTTCTCCAGATAGCACAGGTCTGCTCCTTTCATCCGCAGTGGCATCAAGATAGAGAAGCACCCTGCATTTAGTACAACCAAGTGTACTCTTGCAATCACATTCATTTGCCATTACAAACCTATTCGGCTCTGTGCGCAATGGAATGAGACCCAAGCGATGAGCTATAGCCTCGTCATGAACCACCGACGAATTATCAATTATAACAACGTCATCAATAGCCATTGTAGGGACTTCACTCAGGGCTATACGCCTCAGTGCATTGGCATATTGTCTTGGAATACCCTTTAGTTTCAAGACTATCCTGTTATTTGACTGCTCAACAATATCTACCGATGCCAAATGCTTTTCATACACACTCCCTTTCAGTCATTTAAAAATCTACCGAAGAATTGGTAGCTCTACACATATTATATATACATGGCGGACGGTCTAGCTATTATGGCGGCAAAATTAACAACTGTTAGGCTGACCCTTCAGGGGGAGAAATTCGAACTTTTGGTTAAACCTGATCCTGCCTTGGATTTCAAGATGGGCAAGCGTACTGATGTTTCTAACATACTTGCATCCGATGAAATTTATGCAGATGCTAACAAAGGCACTAGAGTATCGGCAGAGAAGTTGATGAAATATTTCAAGACAACGGATCCTGGGGCTGTAGCAAAAATGATTCTTGAGAGGGGTGAGTTAAACATGACGGCTGAACAGAGGAAAAGATTGGTCGAGGACAAGAGAAAGCAGATAGTGCAAATAATATCAAGAAGCTATGTTGATCCCAAAACACACCTGCCGCACCCACCAACTAGAATTGAAAATGCCATAGAGGAGGCGAGGGTAGTAATAGATCCATTCAAAAAGGCTGAGGATCAAATCAAGACGATCATAGACGAGTTAAGATCTATTTTGCCACTGAAGTCAGAGCAATTGAAGTTCTCCGTATTAGTTCCCGCGCAGTTCGCAGCACAATCATACAGCATATTGAAGAGCGTTGGAGATCTGCAGGGTGAGGAATGGCAGGCCGACGGATCACTAAAGGCAATAATTGAAATACCAGCTGCTATGCAGTCTACGCTGATGGATAGATTGGGTTCTGTTACAAAGGGATCTGCACAGGTAACGGTGATCAGGTAATGCAGGAGATAAGGAGGAAGTATGTAGTACCTGGAGACTATATTGCGGACGGTAATGTAAAACCGCTTACTAACGTGGTAAAAATTGGTGAGAAGATATACGCTACTAGGGTAGGAATAGCCGAGGTTGGAAGAGACGGCGCCAAGGTCATCCCCCTAAGCGGTGTATACATGCCCAGAGTTGGAGACTTGGTTGTTGGTAAGGTTATTGATCATTCTGCTATGGCTTGGGAACTTGACATCAACTCCTGCTTCTCTGGACACCTGCCTGCACAGGATGTTTACGGGAAGGATTTCTCGCCATCTCATGATGACCTGACAAAAACCTTCCGCATTGGTGATCTTGTGGTATGCAAGATAGCCAATTTCGACAGATCAAGAGATCCTTTGCTTACTGTAGCTGATAAGGATCTGGGGAAGATACCGAAGGGAGAAGTTGTGAGGATCTCCCCAACGAGGGTGCCTAGGTTGATAGGCAAGAGGGGATCTATGATTCAAACGATTGAGCAGAGTACGCGTTGCAAGATAATCATTGGTCAGAACGGTGTTACAGTAGTTTCAGGTCAAAGTGCAGATGGTATACTTTTAGCAGTTAAGGCTATAAAGATGGTGGAAGAAGAGGCTCATACGGCAAACCTTACTCAACGCGTTAAGGAGATGTTGCAAGCCGCAACAGGTGGTAATATTGGGTAGTTTGATTAATGAACAAGGAATAAGAACAGACGGAAGGAAGATAGATGAGCTTAGGCCAGTCAGGATTGAAGCTGGCGTATTGAAAAATGCAGACGGCTCTGCCTACATTGAATTTGGAAAGAACAAGATCATGGTAGCAGTCTACGGTCCAAAGGAGGTACATCCAAAACACATGGCATTATCGGATAGAAGCGTTCTTAGATGCAGGTATCACATGGCTCCATTCTCCGTTGAAGAACGAAAGAACCCAGCACCGTCTAGGAGAGAAATTGAGATATCAAAGATAACCAGAGAGGCATTGGAACCAGCTCTGATACTAGAAGACTATCCCAGAACAGCGATCGATGTTTACATTGAAGTGTTACAGTCAGACGGGGGTTCAAGGTGTGCTGGTATAACAGCAGCTTCTGTAGCGCTTGCAGACGCTGGAGTTAACATGAGGGATCTCGTTGCTGCTTGTGCTGCCGGCAAAATAAGCAATACTATTGTTTTAGATATAAACGATGAAGAGGACAAGGAAGGACAGGCAGACATGCCAATTGCATACCTGCCAAATATGAAGCAGATAACTCTGATGCAGCTTGACGGTGTACTTTCCAAGGACGAGTACAAGAAGTGTTTGGACATGGCTCTTCAGGGCTGCATGAAGGTATATCAGTTGCAGAAAGATGCGCTTATGAGGAAATACTTTGGTGGTGAGGTTGAAGTGGGGGAGATGACTTGAGTGCTGCAAGAAAGTCCAACATGATAGTGGAGCATCTTCGAAGGACACAAATGCAGGATCTTCTTGCAGAGGACAAGCGACTGGATGGAAGAGGTCTGATTGAAAGCAGACCAATCAAGATTGAAACAAATATCATTCAAAAGGCAAATGGCTCAGCGCGTGTTACAATGGGCAACACTCAGGTTATTGCTGGTGTCAAGGTAGATACAGACGAGCCTTTTGAAGGGCTAGAGAACAAAGGCATATTGATCTGTAGTGCAGAAGTTCTGCCATTAGCTTCTGCATATTCTGAACCAGGCCCACCTGATGAAGATGCTATAGAACTTGCTAGAGTGGTAGACCGTGGCATAAGGGAGTCTGAGATGATTGACCTAACAAAACTTGTACTAGTCGAAGGCAAGATCGTGTATGCAGTCTTTGTTGATGTCAGTATTTTGAACATTGGTGGTAACCTTTTCGATGCTTCATCATATGCGGCCGTTAGTGCTCTGTTAACTGCCAAACTACCAAAATTGAGGGTAGA
The nucleotide sequence above comes from Nitrososphaerales archaeon. Encoded proteins:
- the rpsI gene encoding 30S ribosomal protein S9, with protein sequence MTQIELYPASRKTARAVASITKGSGRVRVNNIPAELVTPEIAREIILTPVEIAGDARNKVDINVRVEGGGFVGRAFASAVAISRALTGYAKGRKEPKDHPLHKSVREQIRQRLIEYDKHLLIGDPRRSEPKKFGGPGPRRRKQKSYR
- the rrp4 gene encoding exosome complex RNA-binding protein Rrp4 — protein: MQEIRRKYVVPGDYIADGNVKPLTNVVKIGEKIYATRVGIAEVGRDGAKVIPLSGVYMPRVGDLVVGKVIDHSAMAWELDINSCFSGHLPAQDVYGKDFSPSHDDLTKTFRIGDLVVCKIANFDRSRDPLLTVADKDLGKIPKGEVVRISPTRVPRLIGKRGSMIQTIEQSTRCKIIIGQNGVTVVSGQSADGILLAVKAIKMVEEEAHTANLTQRVKEMLQAATGGNIG
- a CDS encoding ribosome assembly factor SBDS, whose protein sequence is MAAKLTTVRLTLQGEKFELLVKPDPALDFKMGKRTDVSNILASDEIYADANKGTRVSAEKLMKYFKTTDPGAVAKMILERGELNMTAEQRKRLVEDKRKQIVQIISRSYVDPKTHLPHPPTRIENAIEEARVVIDPFKKAEDQIKTIIDELRSILPLKSEQLKFSVLVPAQFAAQSYSILKSVGDLQGEEWQADGSLKAIIEIPAAMQSTLMDRLGSVTKGSAQVTVIR
- a CDS encoding DNA-directed RNA polymerase subunit D; amino-acid sequence: MYEKHLASVDIVEQSNNRIVLKLKGIPRQYANALRRIALSEVPTMAIDDVVIIDNSSVVHDEAIAHRLGLIPLRTEPNRFVMANECDCKSTLGCTKCRVLLYLDATADERSRPVLSGELNSDDDYVKPVSPDIQIVVLAPGQKLKVEAYARLGTGKMHAKWQPVSAAILKEIDEAKEEFVLELETVGMLTPAEVLQQSVKILDEKIKMFGEKMKELKTYAK
- a CDS encoding 50S ribosomal protein L18e; the encoded protein is MQSNPVLNEAILNLRHAYKKSRAPIWLKLQEILERPGSNVEVNLNKLSKYTDDGDVVIVPGKVLGTGTMEHKITLCVYSLSESAAKKVTAAGCKIINIKEFVEKFPQGSKVKIIV
- the rrp41 gene encoding exosome complex exonuclease Rrp41, which encodes MGSLINEQGIRTDGRKIDELRPVRIEAGVLKNADGSAYIEFGKNKIMVAVYGPKEVHPKHMALSDRSVLRCRYHMAPFSVEERKNPAPSRREIEISKITREALEPALILEDYPRTAIDVYIEVLQSDGGSRCAGITAASVALADAGVNMRDLVAACAAGKISNTIVLDINDEEDKEGQADMPIAYLPNMKQITLMQLDGVLSKDEYKKCLDMALQGCMKVYQLQKDALMRKYFGGEVEVGEMT
- the rrp42 gene encoding exosome complex protein Rrp42 is translated as MSAARKSNMIVEHLRRTQMQDLLAEDKRLDGRGLIESRPIKIETNIIQKANGSARVTMGNTQVIAGVKVDTDEPFEGLENKGILICSAEVLPLASAYSEPGPPDEDAIELARVVDRGIRESEMIDLTKLVLVEGKIVYAVFVDVSILNIGGNLFDASSYAAVSALLTAKLPKLRVEDGKVVNTGELMSTPVRTIPVSVTMARIGDAIIADPTSEEEAVMDGRVTMTTDAEGNVCAVQKGGTGAFTVEQIHHIVDSAITKGQEIRTILKKVVESG
- a CDS encoding 50S ribosomal protein L13 gives rise to the protein MSEQIIVDATDHIAGRLCSYVAKALLKGDSVVIVNAEKAMFSGDRHSTIRQWHEYLEIGSIVHPEHGPYHARRPDRIITRMIRGMVPHDKPKGDNAMKRLRVYIGVPRNYEGCKMKEFDDAKIRKPAAYYLSVKELAKSIGWNE